Proteins encoded together in one Lathyrus oleraceus cultivar Zhongwan6 chromosome 5, CAAS_Psat_ZW6_1.0, whole genome shotgun sequence window:
- the LOC127087012 gene encoding high mobility group B protein 9 isoform X1 — MITESSGKHYPPPLASHNDVVNDATLFWDTLRRFHFLMATKFMIPVIGGKELDLHVLYVEVTTRSGYEKVVEEKKWREVGTVFRFSSTTTSASFVLRKHYLNLLYHYEQVHFFKLQGPIYTPSSDAFSGNSPSWKPELAIVQYSPKMVNNSSESQDEVDVESSCVLGKGTIEGKFDCGYIVSVKLGSEVLRGVLYHPEKVVASSPSQHGSATAILPFNHKSYGSGRRRRRRKRKWDPNYPKPNRSGYNFFFAEEHYKLKQLYPNREREFTKMIGQSWNCLSPEERVIYQNIGLRDKERYKRELTEYKEKMKDGQTEELGNSK; from the exons ATGATAACAGAAAGCTCCGGCAAGCACTATCCTCCTCCACTCGCCTCTCACAACGACGTCGTTAATGACGCTACTCTCTTTTGGGACACTCTTCGTCGCTTTCACTTTCTCATGGCAACCAAATTCAT GATTCCGGTGATTGGAGGTAAGGAACTGGATTTGCACGTTCTCTACGTGGAGGTTACAACCAGAAGCGGTTATGAAAAAGTTGTTGAGGAAAAAAAATGGAGAGAAGTTGGTACTGTGTTTAGATTCTCATCTACTACTACAAGTGCTTCTTTTGTGTTAAGAAAACACTATTTGAATCTTCTTTACCATTACGAACAAGTTCATTTCTTCAAACTTCAAGGTCCTATTTACACTCCTTCATCAG ATGCGTTTTCTGGAAACAGTCCTTCGTGGAAACCTGAATTAGCTATCGTTCAATATTCACCAAAGATGGTAAACAATAGTTCTGAATCTCAAGATGAAG TGGACGTAGAAAGTTCATGTGTTTTGGGAAAAGGAACAATAGAAGGGAAATTTGATTGTGGTTACATAGTATCAGTAAAATTGGGTTCTGAGGTTCTGAGAGGTGTGCTTTACCATCCAGAAAAAGTGGTTGCTTCTTCTCCTTCACAACATGGGAGTGCCACTGCCATTTTACCATTCAATCACAAATCTTATGGCTCTGGTAGGAggaggagaagaagaaaaagaaagtGGGACCCTAACTATCCAAAGCCAAATAGGAGTGGCTATAACTTCTTCTTTGCTGAAGAGCATTACAAACTCAAACAACTTTACCCAAACAGAGAAAGGGAGTTTACTAAAATGATTGGTCAGTCATGGAATTGTCTCAGTCCTGAAGAAAGAGTG ATTTACCAAAACATTGGCTTAAGGGATAAAGAAAGATACAAAAGAGAATTGACAGAGTATAAAGAGAAAATGAAGGATGGGCAGACAGAAGAACTTGGAAATTCAAAATAA
- the LOC127087012 gene encoding high mobility group B protein 9 isoform X2, giving the protein MITESSGKHYPPPLASHNDVVNDATLFWDTLRRFHFLMATKFMIPVIGGKELDLHVLYVEVTTRSGYEKVVEEKKWREVGTVFRFSSTTTSASFVLRKHYLNLLYHYEQVHFFKLQDAFSGNSPSWKPELAIVQYSPKMVNNSSESQDEVDVESSCVLGKGTIEGKFDCGYIVSVKLGSEVLRGVLYHPEKVVASSPSQHGSATAILPFNHKSYGSGRRRRRRKRKWDPNYPKPNRSGYNFFFAEEHYKLKQLYPNREREFTKMIGQSWNCLSPEERVIYQNIGLRDKERYKRELTEYKEKMKDGQTEELGNSK; this is encoded by the exons ATGATAACAGAAAGCTCCGGCAAGCACTATCCTCCTCCACTCGCCTCTCACAACGACGTCGTTAATGACGCTACTCTCTTTTGGGACACTCTTCGTCGCTTTCACTTTCTCATGGCAACCAAATTCAT GATTCCGGTGATTGGAGGTAAGGAACTGGATTTGCACGTTCTCTACGTGGAGGTTACAACCAGAAGCGGTTATGAAAAAGTTGTTGAGGAAAAAAAATGGAGAGAAGTTGGTACTGTGTTTAGATTCTCATCTACTACTACAAGTGCTTCTTTTGTGTTAAGAAAACACTATTTGAATCTTCTTTACCATTACGAACAAGTTCATTTCTTCAAACTTCAAG ATGCGTTTTCTGGAAACAGTCCTTCGTGGAAACCTGAATTAGCTATCGTTCAATATTCACCAAAGATGGTAAACAATAGTTCTGAATCTCAAGATGAAG TGGACGTAGAAAGTTCATGTGTTTTGGGAAAAGGAACAATAGAAGGGAAATTTGATTGTGGTTACATAGTATCAGTAAAATTGGGTTCTGAGGTTCTGAGAGGTGTGCTTTACCATCCAGAAAAAGTGGTTGCTTCTTCTCCTTCACAACATGGGAGTGCCACTGCCATTTTACCATTCAATCACAAATCTTATGGCTCTGGTAGGAggaggagaagaagaaaaagaaagtGGGACCCTAACTATCCAAAGCCAAATAGGAGTGGCTATAACTTCTTCTTTGCTGAAGAGCATTACAAACTCAAACAACTTTACCCAAACAGAGAAAGGGAGTTTACTAAAATGATTGGTCAGTCATGGAATTGTCTCAGTCCTGAAGAAAGAGTG ATTTACCAAAACATTGGCTTAAGGGATAAAGAAAGATACAAAAGAGAATTGACAGAGTATAAAGAGAAAATGAAGGATGGGCAGACAGAAGAACTTGGAAATTCAAAATAA